Proteins from a single region of Salipiger sp. H15:
- a CDS encoding NAD(P)H-dependent oxidoreductase, with protein sequence MSRKVAVLVGSLREGSYNRKLAHVLADLAPEGLEFDFVEIGDLPLYNPDRDEGTPPAAWTRFRAEVKSADAVLFVTPEYNRGLPAAMKNALDVGSRPYGSSVWDGKPAAVVTGSPGGIAGFGANHQLRQSLVFLNVHPMQQPEAYVGNIMQLIGEDGQVTSEDTRKFLGSVMTAFAAWIEKIA encoded by the coding sequence ATGTCCAGGAAAGTTGCCGTGCTCGTGGGCTCTCTGCGCGAGGGCTCGTACAACCGCAAGCTCGCCCATGTGCTGGCCGATCTCGCCCCCGAGGGGCTGGAGTTCGACTTCGTCGAGATCGGCGACCTGCCGCTCTACAACCCCGACCGCGACGAGGGCACGCCGCCCGCCGCATGGACCCGCTTCCGCGCCGAAGTGAAATCCGCCGATGCCGTGCTCTTCGTGACGCCCGAGTACAACCGCGGCCTGCCCGCGGCAATGAAGAACGCGCTCGACGTCGGCTCGCGCCCCTATGGGTCCAGCGTCTGGGACGGCAAGCCCGCCGCCGTGGTCACCGGCTCGCCGGGCGGCATCGCGGGCTTCGGCGCCAACCACCAGCTGCGCCAGTCGCTGGTCTTCCTCAACGTCCACCCGATGCAGCAGCCCGAGGCCTACGTCGGCAACATCATGCAGCTGATCGGCGAGGACGGGCAGGTCACCAGCGAGGACACGAGGAAATTCCTCGGCTCGGTGATGACCGCCTTTGCCGCCTGGATCGAGAAGATCGCCTGA
- the gap gene encoding type I glyceraldehyde-3-phosphate dehydrogenase, with the protein MTVTVGINGFGRIGRCTLAHIAESARNDVQVVKINATGPIETAAHLLRYDSVHGRFGGEVRVNGTSMDIGRGPMEVMSTYNMAELDWTGCDVVLECTGNFNDGEKAVQHIHQGAKSVLISAPAKNVQKTIVYGVNHRELQKGHIMVSNGSCTTNALAPLAKVLDEAVGIESGIMTTIHSYTGDQPTLDRRHKDLYRARAAAMAMIPTSTGAAKALGEVLPNLKGKLDGSSIRVPTPNVSAVDLTFQAGKDVTVADINEIIREAAAGRMGSVLAYDPEPKVSIDFNHTTHSSIFAPDQTKVIGRTVRVLAWYDNEWGFSARMADVAAELGRTLN; encoded by the coding sequence ATGACCGTGACCGTCGGCATCAATGGATTCGGCCGCATTGGCCGCTGCACCCTCGCCCATATTGCAGAGAGCGCGCGCAACGACGTGCAGGTGGTGAAGATCAACGCCACCGGGCCGATCGAGACCGCAGCCCACCTGCTGCGCTACGACAGCGTGCATGGCCGCTTCGGCGGCGAGGTGCGGGTGAACGGCACCAGCATGGACATCGGCCGCGGCCCGATGGAGGTCATGTCGACCTACAACATGGCCGAGCTCGACTGGACCGGCTGCGACGTCGTGCTGGAATGCACCGGCAACTTCAACGACGGCGAGAAGGCCGTCCAGCACATCCACCAGGGCGCGAAATCGGTGCTGATCTCGGCCCCGGCGAAGAACGTGCAGAAGACCATCGTCTACGGCGTGAACCACCGCGAGCTGCAGAAGGGCCACATCATGGTCTCGAACGGGTCGTGCACCACCAACGCGCTGGCGCCGCTGGCCAAGGTGCTCGACGAGGCGGTGGGCATCGAGAGCGGGATCATGACCACGATCCACAGCTATACCGGCGACCAGCCGACGCTCGACCGCCGCCACAAGGACCTCTACCGCGCCCGCGCCGCGGCCATGGCGATGATCCCGACCTCGACCGGTGCCGCCAAGGCGCTCGGCGAGGTGCTGCCGAACCTCAAGGGCAAGCTCGACGGCTCGTCGATCCGCGTGCCGACGCCGAACGTCTCGGCCGTGGACCTGACCTTCCAGGCGGGCAAGGACGTGACCGTCGCCGACATCAACGAGATCATCCGCGAGGCCGCCGCCGGCCGCATGGGCTCGGTGCTGGCCTACGATCCCGAACCCAAGGTCTCGATCGACTTCAACCACACGACGCACAGCTCGATCTTCGCGCCGGACCAGACCAAGGTCATCGGCCGCACCGTGCGCGTGCTGGCCTGGTACGACAACGAGTGGGGCTTTTCGGCGCGCATGGCGGACGTTGCCGCCGAGCTGGGCCGCACGCTCAACTGA
- a CDS encoding DUF808 domain-containing protein has product MSGLLALLDDVAGIAKLAAASVDDISASAAKAGSKAAGVVIDDAAVTPKYVDGFEAKRELPIIWRIARGSVFNKIVILLPLALLLSSFAPWMIPPLLIAGGSYLCFEGAEKVLHVLRPGAHKTAAKGTETGNAAHIEEQKVKGAIKTDFILSAEIMTIALSAIEAPELWVRAAALGIVAVAITAGIYGTVAVIVKMDDIGLWMARVGRFGVTRSIGRGIVKGMPWVMKILGTVGTVAMLWVGGSILVHSLAQMGWHLPEETIHHWAEAATQGLSEELRPAGLWTVTAVIDGVLGVLWGMILVPIVTKLILPLFGVRKQAAH; this is encoded by the coding sequence ATGAGCGGACTTCTCGCGCTTCTCGACGACGTGGCGGGAATCGCCAAGCTGGCGGCGGCCTCGGTCGACGACATCTCGGCCAGCGCCGCCAAGGCCGGTTCCAAGGCCGCGGGCGTGGTGATCGACGACGCGGCGGTGACGCCGAAATACGTGGACGGGTTCGAGGCCAAGCGCGAGCTGCCGATCATCTGGCGCATCGCCCGCGGCTCGGTGTTCAACAAGATCGTCATCCTGCTGCCGCTGGCGCTGCTGCTCTCGAGCTTCGCGCCCTGGATGATCCCGCCGCTGCTGATCGCCGGCGGCTCCTACCTCTGCTTCGAGGGTGCCGAGAAGGTGCTGCACGTGCTGCGCCCGGGCGCCCACAAGACGGCGGCCAAGGGCACCGAGACCGGCAATGCCGCGCATATCGAGGAGCAGAAGGTCAAGGGCGCGATCAAGACCGACTTCATCCTCTCGGCCGAGATCATGACCATCGCGCTCTCGGCGATCGAGGCGCCCGAGCTCTGGGTGCGCGCCGCCGCGCTCGGCATCGTCGCCGTCGCCATCACCGCGGGGATCTACGGCACCGTCGCGGTGATCGTGAAGATGGACGACATCGGCCTCTGGATGGCGCGCGTCGGCCGCTTCGGGGTGACCCGCTCGATCGGCCGCGGCATCGTCAAGGGCATGCCCTGGGTGATGAAGATCCTCGGCACGGTGGGCACCGTCGCGATGCTCTGGGTGGGCGGCTCGATCCTCGTGCATTCGCTGGCGCAGATGGGCTGGCACCTGCCCGAGGAAACGATCCACCACTGGGCCGAGGCCGCGACGCAGGGGCTCTCCGAGGAGCTGCGCCCCGCCGGGCTTTGGACGGTCACCGCGGTGATCGACGGCGTGCTCGGCGTGCTCTGGGGGATGATCCTCGTGCCCATCGTCACGAAGCTGATCCTGCCGCTCTTCGGGGTCAGGAAGCAGGCCGCGCACTGA
- the tkt gene encoding transketolase → MDISALKAKNPDHWTRACAIRALTLDAVAAANSGHSGMPIGMADVATVLYSKHLKFDAKNPKWADRDRFILSAGHGSMLLYSLLYLAGDEQITLEEVKNFRQWGARTAGHPENFHADAIETTTGPLGQGIATAVGFAMGEEILRARFGKKVVDHHTYVIAGDGCLMEGVSQEAITLAGRYGLGKLIVFWDNNGITIDGKVSLSDATDQVTRFRSAGWEVIEIDGHDPEAIDAAIVAAKKSAQPTMIACQTHIALGHAAQDTSKGHGALTNAEQNAEAKKVWGWTTGPFEVPADVKSWWEEVGSRGAADRAEWEERFAALSESRQKDFTRQQDGDAPKKLSAVIRALKKQVSDEGPKVATRKSSEMVLEVVNPIMPETVGGSADLTGSNNTKTGDLGVFDVSERKGRYVYWGIREHGMAAAMNGMALHGGLRPYGGTFMAFTDYARPAMRLAALMQIPTVFVMTHDSIGLGEDGPTHQPVEHLAISRATPNTLVFRPADTVETAEAWEIALTQKTTPSVLSLTRQNLPTVRREHKTNNLTSKGAYVLAEAEGKRQAILIATGSEVEIALAARDALQAEGIGTRVVSMPCMELFAQQDEAYRKRVLPAGPVRVGVEAATRLGGWDRWLLGERGREAKQAFVGMDSFGASAPAEVLYEKFGITAENVVTKVKGLL, encoded by the coding sequence GTGGACATTTCTGCACTCAAAGCCAAGAACCCCGACCACTGGACCCGCGCCTGCGCCATCCGCGCGCTGACGCTGGACGCGGTGGCGGCTGCGAATTCCGGCCACTCCGGCATGCCCATCGGCATGGCCGACGTGGCGACCGTGCTCTATTCCAAGCACCTCAAGTTCGACGCCAAGAACCCGAAATGGGCGGACCGCGACCGGTTCATCCTCTCGGCAGGCCACGGCTCGATGCTGCTCTACTCGCTGCTCTACCTTGCCGGCGACGAACAGATCACCCTTGAGGAAGTGAAGAACTTCCGCCAGTGGGGCGCGCGCACCGCGGGCCACCCCGAGAACTTCCACGCCGATGCCATCGAGACCACCACCGGCCCGCTCGGCCAGGGCATCGCCACCGCCGTGGGCTTCGCCATGGGTGAAGAGATCCTGCGCGCGCGCTTCGGCAAGAAGGTCGTGGATCACCACACCTATGTCATCGCCGGCGACGGCTGCCTGATGGAGGGCGTGAGCCAGGAGGCGATCACCCTCGCCGGCCGCTACGGCTTGGGCAAGCTCATCGTCTTCTGGGACAACAACGGCATCACCATCGACGGCAAGGTCTCGCTCTCGGACGCCACCGACCAGGTGACGCGCTTCCGCTCGGCGGGCTGGGAAGTCATCGAGATCGACGGCCATGACCCCGAGGCGATCGACGCGGCCATCGTGGCGGCGAAGAAGAGCGCGCAGCCGACGATGATCGCCTGCCAGACGCACATCGCCCTCGGCCACGCCGCGCAGGACACCTCGAAGGGTCACGGCGCGCTGACCAACGCCGAGCAGAACGCCGAGGCCAAGAAGGTCTGGGGCTGGACCACCGGCCCGTTCGAAGTGCCCGCGGACGTCAAGTCCTGGTGGGAAGAGGTCGGCAGCCGCGGCGCCGCCGATCGCGCCGAGTGGGAAGAGCGCTTCGCCGCCCTGTCGGAAAGCCGCCAGAAGGACTTCACCCGCCAGCAGGACGGCGACGCGCCGAAGAAGCTGTCGGCGGTGATCCGCGCGCTGAAGAAGCAGGTCTCGGACGAGGGCCCGAAGGTCGCCACCCGCAAGAGCTCGGAAATGGTGCTCGAGGTGGTCAACCCGATCATGCCCGAGACCGTGGGCGGCTCGGCCGACCTCACCGGCTCGAACAACACCAAGACCGGTGACCTCGGCGTCTTCGACGTCTCCGAGCGCAAGGGCCGCTACGTCTACTGGGGCATCCGCGAGCACGGCATGGCGGCGGCAATGAACGGCATGGCGCTGCACGGCGGGCTGCGCCCCTACGGCGGCACCTTCATGGCCTTCACCGACTACGCGCGTCCCGCGATGCGCCTCGCCGCGCTGATGCAGATCCCGACGGTCTTCGTGATGACCCACGATTCCATCGGCCTCGGCGAGGACGGCCCGACCCACCAGCCGGTCGAGCACCTGGCGATCAGCCGCGCGACGCCGAACACGCTGGTGTTCCGTCCGGCCGACACCGTCGAGACCGCCGAAGCCTGGGAAATCGCGCTGACGCAGAAGACCACGCCGTCGGTCCTGTCGCTGACCCGCCAGAACCTGCCGACCGTGCGCCGCGAGCACAAGACCAACAACCTCACCTCGAAGGGCGCCTACGTGCTCGCCGAGGCCGAGGGCAAGCGCCAGGCGATCCTCATCGCCACCGGCTCCGAGGTCGAGATCGCCCTCGCCGCGCGCGACGCGCTGCAGGCCGAGGGCATCGGCACCCGCGTCGTCTCCATGCCCTGCATGGAGCTCTTCGCCCAGCAGGACGAGGCCTATCGCAAGCGCGTGCTGCCGGCAGGTCCGGTGCGCGTCGGCGTCGAGGCGGCCACCCGCCTCGGCGGCTGGGACCGCTGGCTGCTCGGCGAGCGCGGCCGCGAGGCCAAGCAGGCCTTCGTCGGCATGGACAGCTTCGGCGCCTCGGCCCCGGCGGAAGTGCTCTACGAGAAGTTCGGCATCACCGCGGAGAACGTGGTCACCAAGGTCAAGGGCCTGCTCTGA
- a CDS encoding cell division protein ZapA, translating into MSQIEVEILIGGRSFEVACQQGEEQYLQAAARMLDTEAQVLVGQIGRMPEARMLLMSGLMLADKTAGLEDRLRETEDRLREAEERIAAMGSELRVLRDAPPPEPERVEVPVIPRSLTEAMAELAARAEALAEAVEEKATG; encoded by the coding sequence ATGTCGCAGATCGAGGTCGAGATCCTGATCGGGGGCCGCAGCTTCGAGGTGGCCTGCCAGCAGGGCGAGGAACAGTACCTGCAGGCCGCCGCCCGGATGCTGGACACCGAGGCACAGGTGCTTGTCGGCCAGATCGGCCGCATGCCCGAGGCGCGGATGCTGCTGATGTCGGGGCTCATGCTGGCGGACAAGACCGCCGGGCTCGAGGACCGGCTGCGCGAGACCGAGGACCGGCTGCGCGAGGCCGAGGAACGCATCGCCGCGATGGGATCCGAGCTGCGGGTGCTGCGTGACGCGCCGCCGCCCGAGCCCGAGCGGGTCGAGGTGCCGGTGATCCCGCGCAGCCTGACCGAGGCCATGGCCGAGCTCGCCGCCCGCGCCGAGGCGCTGGCCGAGGCCGTGGAAGAGAAGGCCACTGGCTGA